The following is a genomic window from Melopsittacus undulatus isolate bMelUnd1 chromosome 8, bMelUnd1.mat.Z, whole genome shotgun sequence.
ttaaaatgacTCTTTGTGTTTGAATATCTCTCATcagtacttttattttttggccatatttttttctctcctgtgaaTATTACTGATAACTTAAGCCATAAGAGAATATTCAACTGTTTCTATTCCCCACTGTTCTTCTTTTGGTTCTTCAGAGTTATCTTCTGTCAGCTGGTCCAAGTAGCCCTGCTGATGACCAGTTCAAGGGTACCTGTCAGTGTCCTAGGTAGGTGGTTGTATTAAATGTGGAACTTGGTAAGTGACTGTGGGTTTCTTTTACAACTAATCTTTGTATATTGTCCTAAAAATTTGTGAGTAATAGGAAACAATTTCCAATTTAATTCAGAAATTACCTATTTGCAACTTGGGATTTATAGAGAGAGTGGTAGAcaaaacttctgttttaataGATTGCTGCTTTCACCATGGGATCtcaccagcacaaagcaggatTCTAGGTCActaaaaaatatacatttgcCCCTGACTTAGAACCGGATTGCATACTCaagttctttgttttctgcttttatatattattaagggaatattttaaatgattgAATGTTACAACATAAACTGTAACAACATTCTTCAAAGTAAAATTTCCTCTTTTCAGATCTCTAGAATTGCCAGTGAAGCTTCCTTTAATTGCCACAGCTAATGCAAAACAGCAAGATAGACCTTCTGTGTGTGAATTACCAAATTCTCATAAGTGTACCACTATTTTGCCAAAGGAAATGCATTCAGATCAAGTCAAGTTTGCATTATCATTGCCTTCTGGTACAAATAATCAAAAGTTAATTGAAATAGACTCAGTGGAAACAACcattgacaaaaatatattttttaaaggtaaGTTGTATTTCTGTACAGGTGACTTATTTTTCAGAGCTATCTGAGAATTAGTATTTAATAGTTCATTACTTGAAGTGTGATACAGAAGGTATAGTAAGATTCTTAAACTGTaataaactaacaaaaaatGGAATGCTCACCTGTAAGTAAAGGTGTGCTGACAGTCACTTGTAGAAGAATGTACATTGAAATAACAGCTGAAATGTAACAAAATTTACGTGAACAGAATAAATTTAGTAAGGTAACCAAAGAAGAACTGTATTTGTTatagaaaaatacctttttatttaCAGACAATTTCAAAAGTCCAACACTGGTAAAATATAAAGTTAGCTCTAGTTAATGAAATTTTTAAGGACCAACCACAGAATGTGTGTATTCAGTTAAAAAAAGTTTGTAATTTTCTATGCTTCTGGTCCAACTTTCGGTAACCTTGTTCTGATAACTGTTCtccattctttctttccccaagATGCtaaaatttttctctttgcagaaaaTCAATTACACACCGAACCAACTTGTGATAGTGCCCTCCTGACTCATGTCAAAAATACACAATCTCTAAGAGAGCCTGAGGAGCTCACAAAACAACATGATCGTAGTTCATTGCCACTCAATAGAAATGtgactgaaaggaagaaagacaaagaactTCTTAAGTCAAAAACTAAACCTAATATAAAAGAGTTTGATAAAAAATGTAGCTCAGATAATCTGCCTTACTATGGTATCAACAGGAGCAGCAACACTAATGATACAAATTTGCAGGAAAGTTCAAGTGACTTGCCTTGTGTTATTCCTTCAGCTCTTAAATTTAACAACGAAAGTAGGACAGATTTTAAGAAGCTGCTTTTGACTGATAAGATGAAGCGTGAAGAAACCGTTTATGGTGCAGATATGGAATTGACTGCCAGTGATGCAGGGGAACTACTTGCAATTACAGTGAAAGATAAAGATAAGTTCCACCAAAATAGAAATAGTAATGCCAATTCTGATGATAAAATATTAGCGAatttcagaaaagtaaaatactCTAAGAAGgataaagagaaaattaaaagcaagactGAAGTCCATTCAGATTTGTATGCAGAAGAAGGGCACACAATGGCCGACAACAGTGAAGTTTCAAAAGCTACTGAGTCACAAATTCAACTATTCCAAAATCAGACAGAACATCTACCTACAAGAAATCCTGTAGGGAAGCCGAGTTTGCCAAATACCAGCAAAGATTGTCAAGCACAAAATTGCCCCAGTGAAACTAAATGTAGTCAGAGGACAGACCAAGTTAACTTAAGGAgtgcaggaaaacaggagaCAGATAAAGAAACTTGCccagaaatatttaaagacatggaaagcaaaatacaaaaagcaGACTCAAACTCATCTATTAACCAGATTGCACCAGAAGCTTACTGTGCTGAAAATTTACCATTCCAAGGTAACACTTCTAATGTATTGCCTTTACAGTTGGACtttttgcatgaaaatgaaaaacatagcAGCccaaaaataaacaggaagacTTTTCAAACCCCTTCTAAAATCAGCACAGCAAAATACTGTAGAAAGGAAAATGGGCAATGTGGAGAATATATTTCAAAAAAGTCTCAAACAGAAATAGACCGACatgacagcaaaagaaaacaagaccaGAAGAACAtcataaagagaaaatacaacaacaaaagaagttACAGCCAAAGTGAAGAAACTGAAAGTGACAGCATTCATAAAATTACTCAGAAAGCAGACCAAAAGCTTAGACATTTTTCACCAGGCACATTAAAGCGTACATTGGCAAAGGCTAGCCGAAAAGCATTTATAATACCAAAAGAAAATCACACACAGTTCTCACTTCgtaaaagcaaagaattaaaaaatcatttgcaTGCAGAGGCTGtttgtggaaataaaataaCTACAACACTGAAAATGGAAGCAGCGTTAGTTACTCAGAATGGTGTAGCTATGAATAATACACCACAAGCTAAAGAGCTAGTTGATGCTGATGCTTATAGGTTAAAGAAAGTAGATACCTCATCAGCGGCACATAAACAGCCCCACATTAGTAATTCTCCTGATAACTGTGTAAAGTGCAAACAGAGGTTTAGTTCTGATACTACTGAGACCAGACCAGAAATAAATTACTCCAAGCATCTTGATCAGGGACCACAGAATACCTTGGATGACCAGGAAGTCCCTCATGGGATAGATTCCTTTATGATTGAGTTAAAGGCCACAGCTCAAAAATCAGAAGTTTCTGAATTCTTACCTCTTAAGTGTTCTAGGAATATGCCATTAAATGTAGATAGCTTTTTCCAGGAAGGTCTTTCCAATGTGGAGCTCCCAGTTCTTGATAACCACAGTGGTTCCATGAACTTCTTGATACTGAAAAACTCTGAAATCAGTGGGGAAAATGATAATAATAAAGTGCTGgatgctggaaaagcagaacaaaaaatgGATCAAATTTCTAAAGAGACTCACAAAAAGACTCTGACACCTTGTCATGGTATGTGAAtgggtgagaaaaaaaaagtagcattttGAATTAGATAGTGCCCGAAATAGTGGTAAGTTATCTTCTTTTAATTCTATCCTACTCTTACTGCTTGCTTAGAGTGGATAATACAGGAGTTTAAAAAGGTAGTTCTGAAAATTACAAAAAGGATTCATATTCTATATTAATTACCAGTCATTGTGAGAACTAATATCCTTGTTACTTTTCAGTATATTCCAAGATGACATTTAGTTGTGCAAATGTAAGTAGCCTACATTCTTGAAGAGCAATTATAGTTAGAGCATTTTTCAAAGATTGTGATGGAATTCAGAAAGTTTGAGGTAGAAAGATGCAATAGATGGAGCTTTTGTACAAGAGAAATAAGAGTGAAATTTACACTCTTCCCTTCATAAACAGAGAACATAGCTAGACTTAGAGAGTTCGTTTATATGTCTTTAGAAACACTGCAACTCAACAGGAATTCTGagatctaataaaaaaaatactttaaacagGTTTTCTATAGAATCTACCCATGAGCAAACTCTCATGAGACAACCTCTTTATTAAGTAAGATATATTGAGAAAAGAAACTTCAGTGTTGTCTGAATAATAGGTTTAGATTCTTCTACAATACATCAAAATTACTGTAAAGGAGATAAAAGAATATATGTCTAAACATCTATGCTAGAGTTTAAACATGCTTTAGAATGTAGCTTTGAAGTTTCCTATCATGAGTGGTCTATTTTGTAAACATTTATTCCTAACAAGTTCCTGTTTACTTCATTGTCTCTGAAAATGTCCCAACACCTAGACTGTTTCCTGGCTCAAAATTAATAGTTTGAATACCAAACTATCAAGCAAATACTATCTTGGCTTCTTTTGAATACTAGGACACAATGGCCAAAAAAATAGAATCCACTGTTTTACATGACCACAGAATAGGAATACCTGCAGAATTAGACCATTGTGCAAGGTATTAGTCCTGTTAATTTGTAGTTGTATCTTCTCATCTTTGATTCCttctttggaaagaaggatCCCATAATTGTATTAGGTTTAGAGATAAATTAGTAAACCCTTGTGATAAGCAGTATCAAAGACTACTGTCATAAAAAGAAGCCAGTTATTTGATCGTCATCCATTTAAGCATAGTTCAAAAACCagttcatttttcattctgtatcCAGATCTGTGTcttgaatgaaaaagaaacccaggaAATACCAGACTTTCTGATGATGCCAGCTCTTCTGATCACTACCTTGATCTGTACTTAGAAACACACCTTGAAAGTCTCCTGTGATGAAAGTCTCTATATAATTATATCTATATGAACATAAATATTAATGCAGGCATTCTGCTTTCCTAAATAATGCAGACTTACAGGTATCTCAAAACTCTTAGTGCTTAAAAGAATCTAAACTGATCTCTAACCTTAAACTTTAGGAAAAGCTTGGAGTAACAGTTTGCTTTCACTTTAAAACCAGTACAAATCAAGATCTTAAAGCCAAACTTGGGAGAGTTTTCATGATCAGAGCCCTCTTGTTTACACCAAATGAGCATTGCTCTTCTTTAACAAACTCCTTCAAAgacagtgctttttcttttgtcttcataAATCAGGTGGGACTTGCTGCAAGCTGCACAGTCACCTTAATATGTCTCTCAGAAGTTTGCAGAAATACTCTGACGTGATGTCTTTGCTTAACACATTTCAGAAAGCTATTGGTGAAATGATCAGTGAGATATTTTACTTGATCTTAGTACAGAATTCTACTACAGGGTAGTAGAATTCAGCTTTATCATCTTGACCATCAGTTAAGTGTGTATGctaggttggacaaagcctttaGATGCTATAATAAAGTCTTCACTTTTTGACAggtatgcaaatatatattaGTTTGAAGATAAGCACAACAAAAAGTTCATTTCTTATCCTATATGTTCATGAATTTATTGTATGAGATAAATAGCACCATTTGCTGCCACAGCATTCAAACTTGAGAAGTGAAGAGTGTTTTAGATCTAGTTcctttgaaaaaatatattccaaACATTCTCATATGGATGCAGTAAATCTAAACCTTGACCTGTATCAGTGAGGAATGTACACTCTTGGAAGAACTTTTAAGGAATAAACAGGTTAAGATTATTTATTTCATCTTGGATTGCTGTCTGCATTAAATCTTAGTGTTTTTCAGAGACTATGATCAATAAATGGGTTAGAACTTTTTGAACTGTGGGCTAATGAATAACTTCAGTATTTGTCCCAAGTTATCAAAATATTTGTCATGTTTAGTCTGGCATTCTGAATTGTCTTTAAGGTCTTACAGAAAGCTGAAACAAATAGTACTACTTCTACCAAGGCCGGTTACTCTTTTTCAAGGAATATTCCTCTTGGGCATGTTCTGTGGCTCAAAGTATGAGGCATTGTGAATAGTTTGGTAGTACACAGTTTTGAAGACAAGGAGGCTTACTTAATCACCTTgctatgttctttttttatgcATATGTGCCCCAAGAGCAGGCCTAAAATTGAAAAATGCAGGACTAGAGAACATTTATACAGGTTGCATCTTTATATTGTACATGTATGCCCCCTGCCTTGCATTCAGGGTCATGAGCTGTATGCAGTTCtatctttttaaatgcagtaacTCTTGGGAGTTCTAAGCCATTGGCTGCAAATTATAGTGCTTATGGGGCATAAAATGTCCCAAGAGCCATAGCTGGCCTCAAACAGCTCCAAATCTGAGTAGCCTGAAAGCTGTTGTAGTTGCCTTTCCTTTGATCATCTGTCAATTTTTCATTGAGCTTCTTTAGAGTAAGACCAGTAACCAAAGTACCTGAATTAATAAATACGTTTTTTCATAAGTATGAATTAAAAGTTTACTCAGTTCTGAAAGTACTTAAAGTAAGGCATATACACTTCTGTATTCACAGGGAGAAAGGTCTTGCAAGATGTTACAAATTTTAGTATACAGTCTCACACTTCACCTAAATCCTGCAAAACCTTAGAAGAAAACTCAGCAGCACCATCTAGACGAACAAGAGCCAGTATTTGCTACAAAGAACCCAGACTGAACAGGTAGGTTTATATAAATTAGGGCTTTtgtgcttttgggttttttgagtACCTACCtatttgaaataaagattttCAATTAAAACCTCCAAATAAACAGTTGAACAGTTTCTTTCACATATCTCTTTTGAAAGATTCTTCAGTGTTGATACAATACATTACCAGTTAGTGTGGCAGGATCTTCAAGTGCTGAAGTAAGACACCAACATATAAAATAGCATATAatgtaatatttaaatatagcaTATAACATTTGGTACCAGTAATGAATAAGTGAATTCTTAATACATGATATAAACTCATTTACAGGTGGATAATGTAAGTGTTGTACTTAAATGTAAGCTTGTACCACAATAATATCCTTGTAATATTGTCAAGTGGCAAGATAATTTATGCACTAATAATATAAAGTGCAGTCATTTTGCTTTAACTTGCTGTGTCTAATATAACAAATACTTTCGAGTTTAAGATAATTTAATTCCATAATTATTTACTTTCAGTGTTCTTAGCAAATTTAGTGGCACAGGATTTACAAGATTTAAAAGATAACACATAAATTTTGTAATAactattaaaatttaaaacaggattttaaaGCCAAGCGTCcattaggaaaacaaatatatttgcatttacatGAATACATCTAAATCCCAGTTGATCTTTAGGTTGATTATTTCTGAATATGTTTTGAGAGTTTCTTGCCACTGAgacagttggggttttttgtttggtttggttgatttgatttgggatttttgtttcagtaaaatattaatttaaggAAGAATTAAGCTGTGCTTTTTGTGTATTAGAAGGATGCATATTCATGAGGTAAAGACAGTATTAAGATTTCCCTATAATAGTGTTGAGACTGCAAGGATTATAGCAACTTTATGACAAAAGCTTAAAAGGAgtatgtctttttaaaaaaaaataattagcatATGTTCTTATACACactcaaaatatatttgtttacCTCTGTAAGGAAGCAATAAACTGCAGCCATGAGACTGAGGACAAACAGGAGCTAAAAGTAATGTAGGAAGTGTCTTTTCACTTTACTGCTggcttttcagaaatatttatgcCACATAGCTCGTAAAAGAAATGCACAGGGATTGGAgttatggttttattttactaaTTGAATTGAATACTAAATGCTGTAATATTATGATAGTTATAAAGTCTCCTCTTATACCTAACAATGGTAAGGTTCTGTACTTCTGGAGAGAGTCAGTAcctaacaacagaaaaaaagtgtggATGTCACTCAAGATTTTAGATTCCTGTCTGCTATTTATATTTGATTTTCAGGTATACTGTCCTGAATGGATGTTGTTAAGCTTTTGgtataaataatttctgagtTTTTTATTCTAGGGAATGGAGTTACAATTACATATTAATATGACACAGGACACATAAAAAGGCTACTATTTTTTAGCATTTGTTTGGAAAATAGTTACCTGTGCATTGCTGTTTCAGACACATTTCcataaatttaatttctttagtgTATCATGCTTTCACTGAGAGTATTTACCATTTAGAATTGATATTATAATTGTAGTTACATGGGTGCTTCGTGATATTCATAcattgtcttttatttctttttgtttacagCAAATTAAGGCGTGGGGATCAGTTTACAGATACACAATTTCTGAATTCTCCAGtctataaagtaaaaaaaagaagctttaaaagTAAATCCAAATTGatttgaagaaaagcaaattgtCTTTATGAACAATTCTTCTAAAATGGGTACAATTTTTTAACTATATGTATATGGTTAGCTGTATAAAGTGTTTATTGTTCTTTGATTAGTGAAAGTTTCAGGTATGGAATCTCCTGGAGTCTATCTAAGGGACACAGAATACTGAGGAAGGCAAACACAGGTTAGGCTTCActgtatattttgtatttctgatcACTAGTTTATCATTCTGTTCAAAGGGTTTGCAGCACTTCTTAATTTGTGAGAAAAGTGTATGTTTTGAAGAGAATCAAAAATAAATCACCTTTGGGAATTTCAGTGTGAGTTTTTCATACTTATCATGAGTAAATGCTGGTTGGAACAGACACAAGCATCCCAAATTTTGATTAATCTACTGAAATAGTTGGAGACAGtcccttttttttgtgtgtttgtgtttgtgttacagaccagtcagcctcacctctctgcctggcaaaatcttggagcagattctcctggaaggcatgctaaggcacatgaaaaacaaccaggtgcttgttgacagccagcatggcttcactaaggggaaatcctgcctgaccaattttgtggccttctgtgacggggctacaaaagtgatggacaggggtggagcagttgacgtcatctacctggacttgtgcaaagcgttcaacactgtcccacacaacatccttgtctctaaattggagtgtcatcaatttgataagcggaccactcagtggataaagaactggctggatggccgcacgcaaagagttgtggtcaacggttcaatgtccggctggagaccagtaacgagtggtgtccctcagggatcattGTTGGGACCGGCCTTGTTTAAcgtctttgttggtgacatggacagtgggattgagtgtgccctcagcaagtttgccgatgacaccaagctgtgtggttcggttgatacgctggagggaaggaatgccattcagagggaccttgacacacttgtgaggtgggctgatgccaacctcatgaagtgccgcggccaggtggaggggagaaaacaccgatacgatgtaggttcacaaaagctccgtttattgattacaaggctgctcttaatatactgtcttacacgcgatcacgcattacttgattggctgcctcACTTTGTCCACGAGGGATACAcactcccctttacctctcctgattggtttcaaacaTTCATGTCAGCTTAgtgttacatcatgcttttgcaattactggcatcctgttactgcgttcctgttttgctgatcttgacacttcttcttttaacctggggtcataagttcactttctcacagctgtaggcctgttcaagcacccatgctcgacccccaacaatgaagtttaaccatgacaagtgcaaggtcctacacctgggtcagagcaatcccaagcacagctacaggttggacaaaaaggaaattaatggtagtcctgtggagaaggacttgggggtgttggttgatgagaaaatgaacatgagccagcttcagtgtgcgctcgcagcccagaaagccaaccgtatcctgggctgcatcaagaggagcgtgaccagcaggtcgaaggaggtgatcctgcccctctactctgctctcgtgagacctcacttggagtattgtgtgcagttctggtgccctcaatataaaaaggacatggaactgttggaacaagtccagaggagggccacgaggatgatcaggggactggagcacctcccatatgaagacaggctgagaaagttggggctgttcagcctggagaagagaaggctgcgtggagacctcatagcagccttccagtatctgaagggggcctacagggttgctggtgagggactatatattagggactgtagtgataagacaaggggtaacaggttgaaacttaaagagcagaggtttagattggatctaaggaagaaatcctttactgttagggtggtgaggtactggaatgggttgcccagggaggttgtgaatgctccatccctggcagtgttcaaggccaggttggatgaagccttgggtgatatggtttagtgtgaggtgtccctgcccatggcaagggggttggaactagatgatcttaaggttctttccaaccctaactattctatgattctatgatagatTGTTGACTTTTGGATTTGACAGAATCATGCTGAAATTTTAATGAGGAAGTCTCATCTTGAGGAACAGCAGAGAGAAGTCTCATGTCCAGAATATGTGCTGGAGGCAGCCAGAACAAAAAGAGCCCTGCAGTAGAAATGTTTATACTTTTTCCAAAGGCATTCACTGTTGAAACTTCCAGAGACCAGATCTTCGGTTAGCTATTCCTTTCGTGTGTTATGGTGGACCTTTTTCCAAGAGGTGTAACTTAATATTCTTAAATGCATGATATAGtcttaaaaataccaaaccaaacTGTACTCTTTGGACTTCATTGTAGCTGCTATTGTACCCTTGGAAGCTGTTGGAGAAAATAGTCCTGAAAACTGCTTCCACATGTTAAAGACAAGAAGGTGACTGGGAGTAGCTGGCATTGATTTACAAAGGGGAAATGATGCTTTATTAACCCATTAGTGTTCTGCTGTGAGAAAACTAGGTTGGTGGTGAGAGCAGTAAATGTTCTTTGCCTCAACTTTAATAAGGCTTTTGACATTGTCTCTGACAAAACTCCACAGACAAGCTGACAAGTTACCTGTTAGTTAGGTGCAGTGCGAGGTGGATTGAAAACTGGATGAACCACTGGTCCCAAAGGGTTGTGATCAGCAGCATCCAGTTTGCCTCCAGCTGGAGACAAAACACTAGAGCTTTGGGTTTCACAGTGGGGCCAGTACTGCTTAATGTAATCATTAACAACCTGTATAATGAAACAGAGTTCAGACTACACAGATTTGCAGTGGATACAAAAATTGGCGGAGTGTCTGAAACATTAGGTGGTTCCATTGCCATTCAAATGAACTTGTACAGCCTGGAGAAATGGGCCAAAAGGAATCTCATGGAATTCAACAAGGGGAACCGATGTCTTTCTCCTGTGAGATGCCAGAATTTCAGCTGCatattttgacagaaaaaaaaagtcatacatGGAAAGCTAGATATAGCTTTCAGGTGCTTTCCTTCTACATGTAGGTCTTTAACTATAAGCAGTAAAGGGGCACAAAAGCATTATTTACAggtttttgttgtgggttttgttttgtttctaatgaGATTCTGTAGCTCCAAGGCAGTTTCCCAAAGATCCTGTAGAACATTCCATATATGAATTTGGAGTTAAATATTC
Proteins encoded in this region:
- the SGO2 gene encoding shugoshin 2, with the translated sequence MFIPMMDRKTNAKSSFIFTSDAVKGHVKKRDGTLRAAKWNASLASKIKTKLINNSSVLKVSLKQNNKALAVALSVEKENSRKLKNENIFLQKEVEKLQLHNILLRRKLSCLNTTLTEIEAFLNYKLLNAIQISSLSESYLLSAGPSSPADDQFKGTCQCPRSLELPVKLPLIATANAKQQDRPSVCELPNSHKCTTILPKEMHSDQVKFALSLPSGTNNQKLIEIDSVETTIDKNIFFKENQLHTEPTCDSALLTHVKNTQSLREPEELTKQHDRSSLPLNRNVTERKKDKELLKSKTKPNIKEFDKKCSSDNLPYYGINRSSNTNDTNLQESSSDLPCVIPSALKFNNESRTDFKKLLLTDKMKREETVYGADMELTASDAGELLAITVKDKDKFHQNRNSNANSDDKILANFRKVKYSKKDKEKIKSKTEVHSDLYAEEGHTMADNSEVSKATESQIQLFQNQTEHLPTRNPVGKPSLPNTSKDCQAQNCPSETKCSQRTDQVNLRSAGKQETDKETCPEIFKDMESKIQKADSNSSINQIAPEAYCAENLPFQGNTSNVLPLQLDFLHENEKHSSPKINRKTFQTPSKISTAKYCRKENGQCGEYISKKSQTEIDRHDSKRKQDQKNIIKRKYNNKRSYSQSEETESDSIHKITQKADQKLRHFSPGTLKRTLAKASRKAFIIPKENHTQFSLRKSKELKNHLHAEAVCGNKITTTLKMEAALVTQNGVAMNNTPQAKELVDADAYRLKKVDTSSAAHKQPHISNSPDNCVKCKQRFSSDTTETRPEINYSKHLDQGPQNTLDDQEVPHGIDSFMIELKATAQKSEVSEFLPLKCSRNMPLNVDSFFQEGLSNVELPVLDNHSGSMNFLILKNSEISGENDNNKVLDAGKAEQKMDQISKETHKKTLTPCHGRKVLQDVTNFSIQSHTSPKSCKTLEENSAAPSRRTRASICYKEPRLNSKLRRGDQFTDTQFLNSPVYKVKKRSFKSKSKLI